Genomic window (Thermoflexus sp.):
TGGATTTGCCCCAGCGGATGTCCCCTATGGATCGTTATATTCCCCCTCTCCATGCCCCTTCCTCGCCCGGAGAGGGAGTGAGGCCATTCCTCTCATCCTGGAGGGATCGCCGAAGAGCACGGCCCTTACGGGAATTCCACCAGCGAGAAGGGAACGGGGACGAAGATGAGCAAAAATAGAGCCCAGGTCAACCATCCGATCGCCTGACGGATCGGATCCAGGGGGGTGATGTCGTTCAGGGGCGGCGGGTGGCGCAGGCCGGTGAGCATCGGCATGAAGGCCCAGAGGAACCACCCCGGCCAGCGCAAGCCCAGCAGCAGCAGCGCGAACACGCCGATCTCCGAGATCCGCCAGGCGGTGCGGCCGAGCATGGCATACATGATGTGCCCGCCGTCCAGCTGACCCAGGGGCAGCAGGTTGAAGGCTGTCACCAGCAACCCAATCCACCCCGCCCATGCCAGGACATTCAGTTGCACGTCGTAACCACCCCCGGGCAGGGGGCGGCCGAAGATCAGGACCTTCAGGCTCCAGTATAGAAGGGAATTCCCCTCGAGCGCGACGGCACCCCGAAGGGGGACAACCGGGGAGGTCATGAGCCCATAGATGAGGATCGGGAGGGCGACAGCCAGCCCGGCGAGGGGGCCTGCCACACCGATATCGAACAGCGCCTTCCGGTTGCGGATGGGGGATCGGATCTGGATGAAAGCCCCGAAGGTGCCGAGCATCCCGATCAGAGGGGGCACCGGGATGAAGTAGGGCAGCGTGACCTCGCTGCGATGCAGGCGAGCGGCGATGTAATGCCCCATTTCGTGAACCCCCAGGATGAGCAGCAGCGCAGCCGCAAAGGTGATGCCCTGCCTCAGATCGAGGGAACCCTCGCTGCCATAGAGCGCCCCGGCCCATACCGTGGTGACCACTGTGGCCACGAACAGGAGGAGATTCACCCATGGCCGGGTGCGAGCCGGCCGGGCGACCCCGGCCTGGGCGATGATCTGGTCGGTCTGACCGTGACGCCGCAGGATAGGGGTGTACCCCAGCGCCTCGAAGCGCGTTCGCAGGATCTCAAAGGCCGATTCCGGATCGGTTTGCAGATAGCCCTCGAACGCGATCACCTGATCCGGCGGATGCAGGACGCGGGCCTCGGTGATCACGAAGAGCCCTCGCAGCGCCGCCGCCAGTCGGTCCAGCGTGGAGGGTGTCCATCCCGTCTCATACCAGGCGGTTTCCATCGAGCGCCAAGCCTCACAGAGCAAGATGCGGGAGCGCGTTGCCCCCTTCTCCAGTCTAAGACAGGGGTGGAAAGCCTGCAACGATCGAACAGGATCCCGCTCGGGATGGGTAAGATCTTCGGAAAGCCCTGGCGCAAGCCCCAGGGGCGAAGTTGGTTCAGTCGGGTTATGATATCTTTCAGAGAGGGCGCATGATGGAGAACTGGGATCAAAGCGGTGAGGGGGCG
Coding sequences:
- a CDS encoding site-2 protease family protein, giving the protein METAWYETGWTPSTLDRLAAALRGLFVITEARVLHPPDQVIAFEGYLQTDPESAFEILRTRFEALGYTPILRRHGQTDQIIAQAGVARPARTRPWVNLLLFVATVVTTVWAGALYGSEGSLDLRQGITFAAALLLILGVHEMGHYIAARLHRSEVTLPYFIPVPPLIGMLGTFGAFIQIRSPIRNRKALFDIGVAGPLAGLAVALPILIYGLMTSPVVPLRGAVALEGNSLLYWSLKVLIFGRPLPGGGYDVQLNVLAWAGWIGLLVTAFNLLPLGQLDGGHIMYAMLGRTAWRISEIGVFALLLLGLRWPGWFLWAFMPMLTGLRHPPPLNDITPLDPIRQAIGWLTWALFLLIFVPVPFSLVEFP